One genomic window of Polyangium aurulentum includes the following:
- a CDS encoding esterase-like activity of phytase family protein — MSSRQFLAAARLLATLLLAAACDARPSAPAGPTPAARIEKLPIDDVAGLSGLAADDRGSLWSVPEDRPMLVEIPASGAPRSMPLRGVPDGLELESLAWLGGDRFAAGTEGGCGSGAERILLILREGGEARVERALDLPLALWGGSCDEHHGIEGLCHAGGKLVAAIEHVIVAGGGRLAPLARVDPQNGEATAYRLALTSDTGKISALDCRARGDAIEVLAVERHFEVSRLVGFSLPASGPASDAPVRPRVLAELGAHTNGGKRNFEGVVWLDDRRAALIVDNQYRGITGPNEIVRVDLPAP; from the coding sequence GTGTCCTCCCGTCAATTCCTCGCCGCCGCGCGGCTCCTCGCCACGCTCCTGCTCGCGGCCGCGTGCGACGCCCGCCCCTCCGCGCCCGCGGGTCCCACGCCCGCGGCGCGCATCGAGAAGCTGCCGATCGACGATGTCGCAGGCCTCTCCGGGCTCGCGGCCGACGACCGAGGCTCGCTCTGGAGCGTTCCCGAGGACCGCCCGATGCTCGTCGAGATTCCCGCTTCCGGCGCGCCCCGATCAATGCCGCTGCGCGGGGTTCCCGACGGGCTCGAGCTCGAATCGCTGGCCTGGCTCGGCGGCGATCGATTCGCGGCCGGAACCGAGGGTGGCTGCGGGTCCGGCGCCGAGCGCATCCTCCTCATCCTCCGCGAGGGTGGCGAGGCCCGCGTCGAGCGCGCGCTCGATCTGCCCCTCGCGCTCTGGGGAGGATCGTGCGACGAGCACCACGGCATCGAGGGGCTCTGTCATGCTGGCGGCAAGCTCGTCGCGGCCATCGAGCACGTCATTGTCGCGGGGGGCGGGCGCCTCGCCCCCCTCGCGCGCGTGGACCCCCAAAATGGCGAGGCCACGGCCTACCGGCTCGCATTGACGAGCGATACCGGCAAGATCTCTGCCCTCGATTGCCGCGCCCGCGGCGACGCCATCGAGGTCCTCGCCGTCGAGCGCCATTTCGAGGTCTCGCGGCTGGTCGGGTTCTCTTTGCCGGCGAGCGGCCCCGCGTCGGATGCGCCGGTTCGCCCGCGCGTGCTCGCCGAGCTCGGGGCCCACACGAACGGCGGGAAACGCAACTTCGAGGGCGTGGTTTGGCTGGACGATCGACGCGCGGCGCTCATCGTGGACAATCAATACCGCGGCATCACCGGGCCGAACGAGATCGTGCGGGTGGATCTGCCCGCGCCTTGA
- a CDS encoding PAS domain S-box protein: MGPGFEPFRAAFEAIGTPVVVLSNDRVLASNEAARSSFGGEALAEGAVIEQLLSIDGGIAERAARARGGERERFEARTRDPAGDVRLFEATLVPLDPAAGALEALVLTLHDVTAYRQQAEEARHSADASGEGAEGGPVSAASRDAEARMRAEVKLKASEERLRSFIEQAPAFILMCDAEGTMLTVNRPPEGYRRDQIEGANVAAVTAPETLQGLLDAIKAAVTLGEVRYIESLGPGRAGPGTRWYEVAVGPLRDGGMVKEAILFVTDIDERKQLERSLAAAAERARSAAAEIEEKNRELRREIEERRAAEAALLQQQAALRALSTPIIQVWKDVLALPVVGVLDEARAMQLMERLLAEIVRTEAPHAILDLTGVERVDLETARYILDIAKAAQLLGSECLISGMSPELARTMVELDVDVRGIRTFGELDAALRAVIR; this comes from the coding sequence ATGGGCCCTGGTTTCGAGCCTTTTCGCGCTGCGTTCGAGGCGATCGGGACGCCGGTCGTGGTCCTTTCGAACGATCGGGTCCTCGCCAGCAACGAGGCCGCGCGGTCGTCGTTCGGAGGCGAGGCGCTGGCGGAGGGCGCGGTCATCGAGCAGCTCCTCTCGATCGACGGGGGAATCGCTGAACGCGCTGCGCGCGCGCGTGGGGGCGAGCGCGAGCGCTTCGAGGCGAGGACGCGGGACCCGGCGGGCGATGTTCGGCTTTTCGAGGCGACGCTCGTGCCCCTCGACCCGGCAGCGGGTGCATTGGAGGCGCTCGTGCTCACGCTGCACGACGTGACGGCGTACCGCCAGCAGGCCGAGGAGGCGCGCCATTCTGCTGATGCGTCCGGCGAGGGCGCGGAGGGCGGGCCCGTCAGCGCGGCGAGCCGCGACGCCGAAGCGCGAATGCGGGCGGAGGTGAAGCTCAAGGCCTCGGAGGAGCGGCTGCGGTCGTTCATCGAGCAGGCGCCGGCCTTCATTCTCATGTGCGACGCCGAGGGCACGATGCTCACGGTGAATCGACCTCCGGAGGGATATCGCCGGGATCAGATCGAGGGGGCGAACGTCGCCGCGGTGACCGCGCCCGAGACCCTGCAAGGCTTGCTGGACGCGATAAAAGCTGCCGTCACGCTGGGCGAGGTGAGGTACATCGAATCGCTCGGTCCTGGACGCGCAGGGCCGGGGACCAGGTGGTACGAGGTCGCGGTCGGTCCGCTGCGGGACGGCGGCATGGTCAAGGAGGCGATTCTCTTCGTCACCGACATCGACGAGCGAAAGCAGCTCGAGCGAAGCCTCGCGGCGGCGGCGGAGCGGGCGCGGAGCGCGGCGGCGGAGATCGAGGAGAAGAACCGCGAGCTGCGGCGGGAAATCGAGGAGCGCCGGGCGGCAGAGGCGGCGCTCTTGCAGCAGCAGGCCGCGCTGCGGGCATTGTCGACGCCCATCATCCAGGTGTGGAAGGACGTGCTCGCATTGCCCGTCGTGGGTGTGCTCGACGAGGCGCGGGCGATGCAGCTCATGGAGCGGCTCCTCGCCGAGATCGTCCGGACGGAGGCGCCGCACGCGATCCTCGACCTGACCGGCGTCGAGCGGGTGGACCTCGAGACCGCGCGGTACATTCTGGATATTGCGAAAGCTGCCCAGCTCCTCGGCAGCGAATGCCTCATCTCGGGAATGTCGCCCGAGCTCGCCCGGACGATGGTCGAGCTCGACGTGGATGTGCGGGGGATCAGGACCTTCGGCGAACTCGATGCCGCGCTGCGCGCAGTGATCCGGTAG
- a CDS encoding M14 family zinc carboxypeptidase produces MNAPADLPRTRAEISSYRETSTHDDVLRFIDELVARTDLVRRTTLGRSGEGRDMAALVLSDGACFTPEQARAEGRLIVMIEANIHAGEVEGKESVLALARDLTLGGLGKKILSRLCLVVVPNFNPDGNDRINPNNRRLDLANLEGQVNPEGGVGTRYTGEGWNLNRDAVKQEAVETRNLARFFNEWWPHVFIDCHTTDGSLHAFDLTFDTSHSNQRLFRRLQKRTRTLLEEVSDNVERRHGFKSTWYGNFVVEDDPTSGWATYPALPRFGSHYRGLLGRIDVLLETYSYIDFRRRCDVMYAWLIELLRYCSRNASGLARAVEQEEKRTVRRGEKLDPRPRVVVNSGVARREEGGALRFDYPAYALGGDRIRILSFDRESLSARRYPGGQRVEYRVPHMRTFIPTVRVATPSAYLAPPSLAEALERHGIAFEALAEETEFDVESYVILDIEKTHSPDVAALVPPPGSAEIPLSAKPPPRRFETVLSVRPERRRVKLPAGTLLVRTAQRAGTLAIYLLEPHSDDGFTRWEFLDTLLRVGELYPVHRLLDAPPPPRVKQE; encoded by the coding sequence ATGAACGCGCCGGCAGACCTCCCCCGCACTCGCGCCGAGATCAGCTCGTACCGCGAGACCTCCACGCACGACGACGTCTTGCGCTTCATCGACGAGCTCGTCGCCCGCACCGATCTCGTCCGCCGCACGACCCTCGGTCGGAGCGGCGAGGGCCGGGACATGGCGGCGCTCGTCCTCAGCGACGGCGCCTGCTTCACCCCGGAGCAGGCCCGCGCCGAGGGCCGGCTCATCGTGATGATCGAGGCGAACATCCACGCGGGCGAGGTCGAGGGGAAAGAGAGCGTCCTCGCGCTCGCGCGCGATCTGACCCTGGGCGGGCTCGGCAAGAAGATCCTCTCGCGCCTTTGCCTCGTCGTCGTGCCGAATTTCAACCCGGATGGCAACGACCGCATCAACCCGAACAACCGGCGCCTCGATCTCGCGAACCTCGAGGGCCAGGTGAACCCGGAGGGCGGCGTGGGAACGCGCTACACGGGCGAGGGCTGGAACCTGAACCGCGACGCGGTGAAGCAGGAGGCCGTCGAGACCCGAAACCTCGCGCGCTTCTTCAATGAATGGTGGCCGCACGTCTTCATCGATTGCCACACGACCGACGGCAGCCTGCACGCCTTCGACCTCACCTTCGACACCTCGCACTCGAACCAGCGCCTCTTCCGGCGCTTGCAGAAGCGCACGCGCACCCTGCTCGAGGAGGTCTCGGACAACGTCGAGCGGCGCCACGGGTTCAAGAGCACGTGGTACGGCAATTTCGTCGTGGAGGACGATCCCACGAGCGGCTGGGCGACCTATCCGGCGCTGCCCCGCTTCGGCAGCCATTACCGCGGCCTGCTCGGCCGGATCGACGTCCTGCTCGAGACCTACAGCTACATCGACTTCCGCCGTCGCTGCGACGTGATGTACGCCTGGCTCATCGAGCTTTTGCGTTACTGCTCGCGAAACGCGAGCGGCCTCGCGCGCGCCGTCGAGCAGGAGGAGAAGCGCACCGTGCGCCGCGGTGAGAAGCTCGATCCGCGCCCGCGCGTCGTCGTCAATTCCGGCGTCGCCCGGCGCGAGGAGGGCGGCGCGCTGCGATTCGATTACCCCGCGTACGCGCTCGGCGGCGACCGCATCCGCATTCTCTCGTTCGACCGCGAGAGCCTCTCTGCGCGCCGCTATCCTGGGGGCCAGCGCGTCGAGTACCGCGTCCCGCACATGCGCACGTTCATTCCCACGGTGCGCGTCGCGACCCCGTCCGCCTACCTCGCGCCCCCGTCGCTCGCCGAGGCCCTCGAGCGCCACGGCATTGCCTTCGAGGCGCTCGCCGAGGAGACCGAATTCGACGTCGAGAGCTATGTGATCCTCGACATCGAAAAGACGCATAGCCCGGACGTCGCGGCGCTCGTGCCCCCGCCCGGGAGCGCGGAGATCCCGCTCAGCGCCAAGCCGCCGCCGCGCCGCTTCGAGACCGTGCTCTCCGTGCGGCCGGAGCGCCGTCGGGTGAAGCTGCCCGCGGGCACGCTGCTCGTACGAACGGCGCAGCGCGCGGGCACGCTCGCGATCTACCTGCTCGAGCCCCACTCCGACGACGGATTCACGCGCTGGGAATTCCTCGACACGCTCCTGCGCGTCGGCGAGCTGTATCCCGTTCACCGCCTGCTCGACGCGCCGCCTCCGCCGCGCGTCAAGCAGGAGTGA